The genomic interval GTATATCCGGCGATTCATCGCTTGAGAAAGCGGCTTTCTGTGGAAGCCGGAGTACGGACGGAGCTTGTGGGCCTGTACGATATGGTGCTGGAAATTATCCAGGAGAGTCATGATCTTGAAGATATGTTTCAATACGAAGCGGAGGCTACAAAGACTGAACTGATGGATACTTTTAACAGTCTGGTAAATCCTGAAGAAATTCAGAAATACTTTGCCGGGAAAACCGGGGTCGACAGCTACGATATAATAATGATCCACCAGATTGGGGAGGTATATCCCTACCTTCGGACCCACGACCTCCTGAACCAGCTGCAGTCGACTATTACGACAATGCCCCTGGTGGTCTTTTTCCCCGGGGAATATGTGATGTCCAAGGAGTTCGGTTTTAATTTGAATTTATTCGGACGTCTGCCCGGCCCTTATTACCGGGCTTTCCGTCTTGACGACTATTTTGCACGGGGTGGCATAGATGGCTGATTTAAAATCAATTCTGGTAAACGATATTGAACGCACCATAGACGGGGTAATAAAAGCGGACGACCGGGCACACATCCGGCAGGAGATCGAGGAGTACGTCATTACCCAGGAGGTGGCAAAGCACCTGGACAAGCTTATAGAAGGTTACCGGGAGTCTATCGAAGGGGTACGCCGGGGTGAGAATTACCCCTATAACGGAGTCTGGATAAGCGGCTATTTCGGGTCCGGTAAATCCCACCTTTTAAAGATGCTTGCCTATATACTGGAAAACAGCAGCGTCGGTGGGGAGCCCCTGGCGGAGCTCTTTGTTCCCAAGATAAGCGATCAAATCCAGCAGGCAAATATGCGGAAAGTCCTGGAGGTGCCGGCACGGAGCATCCTGTTTAATATTGATCAGGAGGCCGACGCTCGTACCGGGAGCGACGACAACGCGCTTATCTATATCTTTGAGAAGGTCTTCAACAGATTCCTGGGGTATTTTCCCTACGACCGTAATGTGGCGCAGTTTGAGCGCCACCTGGACGATGAAGCCATATATGAAAAATTCAAAAAGGAGTATGAAGAGATAAACGGCAGCAGCTGGGAAGAGAGCCGCAAAACGGCCTTCAGTATAGGGCAGAAAAAACTCGTCAGAGTACTGGAGAAAAGCCTGGATATCAGCGAAAACGATGCCCGGAGCATGATTGAGCAGTACCGCAAAGGAAGCTCGATTTCCGTGGAGAGTCTGGCCGGACGGATCCGGGAATGGCTCGATAAACAGGATATATCGTCGTAATTGAAGAAGAACGATTCCTTGAAATAATCTTTTATTTCATCGGGTCGGATATTAAGGGTTGCTACAAGCAGATGCAGAATCCGGCGGATGCGTTTGCGCCTGTCCATGGTGACAACATAATCGAACAGCGTCGAAATGACGAGAATGCCGAATACAACAAGCAGGGAATAGCGCAGAAGGGTATATTGAAGCTCATCGAGGTTGTCAAGGACAAGGATTCAGGAAACTCAGCCACCTGTGCGGTCCAGACGAACGCCCAGAAACCGAACCAGACAATGACTGCGCTGAAATACCGCAGATGCACTGAGCGCGTGAAATAACGCTTCAGGTCCCGTCCTCGGCGTATGCCGAATGCCCGCAGCATATCCGAGACAAGTGAGAATGATTTCACCTGTGTAAGAGATGCGTTCCCTTCATTCTCGAACTCCCGATGCTGCATGATATCTTCCGCCTGTTGGCGGTAAAAAGAGAGGAACTATTCGACCTCAGCATCGATTAAAAAGATCTCCTTGTGATGGGCAGAAAAGTAGCTCAGGATCTTTTTGAAATAGTCTTTTTGCATTCTATTTTCCTGTCCCCTACTGTGATTATGCTGGGACAGTATAGCATTAAAATCATCAATACGCCATTTTCCATGTTCATTTTCTCAGTATATCCCGGTATAGAATGAAGTTGCCGGTTATCTGGCCCCGCGTTCCCCCGAACATTTCTCATCCTTGCCCCTCATCTATAGCGGCAAGAAAGTCCGAGATCATGGCGTTGATCATCTCCGCTTTAGTCAGAGCCATCAATGTATGTCAAACATAAAAACCAGGTATCTGCGCCAACTGCTATTTCTCCGATGAGAAAATTATGCCGAAAACAAATAGAACAGCGGGAACTCCAAGAAATAGGTGAATACGGGAACAGAGGCCGGAGTTTTCTTCTGCATCCCTGTTGTAGTAATGAACCACGACATCCACAAAAACCACGACAAAGGGATAGGAATCTCAACTATGTTGTGTCCCAGTTGTGCCCGTCGTGGTCAATACCCAGCAGTTTTCGACCGCCTCAGTCCTGAGCCCGTGAATCACCTCTTCCTCAAAATCGACCACAAAAGAATCCCCATAACACCGGCGTCTATCAGCCGCCATACATCTCGGTTCAAATACACCGGGATTATCGGATTAAAAAGAACCGCTATTCCACCGAAAAGCAGGGCAGTCCCTTTTTGTTTTCGGAAGTCCCTGTAGGAGAGCAGGCAGGCGTTTACCGTAACAGCTACGCGCAGCAGCAGGAAAAACTCGTAACTGCCGCCGCGGACTACTGCAATCAGCAGAAGCACGGCACTGAAGAGAGTCAGCTTGTTCAGATTGTCTTTCAGGACCTGTTGCAGCCTCAAACCCGGGGATTTGACCTGAGGAGCTATGGCGCGGTTCCCAGTGTTGGGTGTCTCCGGCACATCGCCCGCAATGATGTATACCGCCTGATACGCGGCGCAGAAGGCCGAGACCGCGGCATCCAGGTCGTAGGAACTCAGTTCCGTTTGGGTGTCGTGGGCGGCCTGGTTGCGGTATTTCAGGACTGTCCGAAGCCCGACGATCATCACCGGAGAGGGTGAAACCCTGGACAGTGTCCGTAACAGGGCATCAAAACTGGCCTGCCTGTCGTAGGGAACCTGATAATAATCCAGTGCCCCTTTCGCCATGCGTTCCCCGGCTTTTCCAAGAACAACCGCGCCGGAGGAATAGTCGGAAAGCGCGACTGCCTGGAACCCGCTTAAATAGGTGGATTTTATGGAAAAGAGGTCGCCGGGTAGTTCGCTGAGGCGTCTGGCCAAATCAACCATAATTTCGATTATAGCAGAAAAATCTGGTTGAACAACGAAGAGGTCCAATAATTCCTAGTGCCCGTCGTGGTTAAATCCTTTTACCTACAAAACCAGCCGCTTGACCTCCAGCCTTTGAGGCGCAAAATTGAGCAGAAACCCCAGTCTGCAGCCGGAAATATGCAGGTAATTTAACAGCTGGGCTGCATGCTCTGTACTCAGGGCAGAGACTGCCTTGACCTCCAGAATGACAGTACCGTTTACCAGAAGGTCAGCAAAATACTCGCCCACTGTATGACAACGGTAGTGGACCGAAAATGGAGCGTTGTAGCTAACCTGCAGATTATTACAGGCAAGTTCGTAATACAAAGCGTTGTGGTAGGGCAATTCCAGGTAGGATAGACTACTGGCGCCTACCTACATCGCTGCAGGCGGTTTCCAGTAGTCTTCCCCCAAACCGTACGTACCAGTTTCCTGGTATACGGCTTTCCAGTGTCATGCACTGAATCGTTGCCTGTGGACAGAGCTGTGACAGCAAACGCATACCACAAGTGAAGTTCTACGAATTTTAATCATAGTTTTTACCCAATTTGGTTGGCCTCTTCCCTCATACTTTGTTCTTAAATCTTTGACCTTTTTTATATGATGCACCTCAAGGTTCATAGGTTCAGAACGGGAGCCGCACAGCTCACACTGCCCATATGACAGTCTGCGTATAAGTTCACTCTCGTGATTGGTAGCAGCTTCATATTCAGCAATACGCTCTCCATGCGGTCTTTTTATCCGCCTAATCGACGCATTAAAGTACGCCAACTGCTTAGGACCGTTCTTGGTTTCATGAACCACACCGAGAATCCTACGTGTACCTGTACCGTGCTTTCTTTTGACATCGACTCCGTATTTTCTCAATGTTTTCCTCACACTCAATTTGAATTTGAGGCCAACTGTTTTAACTAAGCTGTAGTAATGGTCATACGGAAATCGATATATCTGCCTGGCGACATTTGCCGCCATGCAGTAGTAGTTTGCCAATCCTCTGATCTCGTTGTTATATTGAGCAATAAGCCCTTCTACAGGAGTGTTAACTCTATCCGATCTATGAATTGGCTTACCATGTCGCTGGAACGGTCGGATCTTCTCCCTGATGACATCGCCGGGAACAAGCAACTGAAGCACTCCTGTTACGGATCTAACTTTTCTGCCGTTTTTCGCTTTCACGATCTGAGTGTAGTCTTTCCCTTTTACAATGTCATAGCCGAGAAACCGGCAACGATTCGTCAGCGGATTTGTGATAACTGTTTTTTCATTGCTTAGTTCGATTTTTAACTCTGAGGAAAGAAAATGCGATACTTCACGTTTGATACGTTCCGCCATAGATTTTGGGCCAATAACCAGCACGACACGGTGAGTGGCCCCGGGGAATCGCACCCCGAGGCTCTCGCAGAACCGGACTTGAACCTCTCGGCTCATCCGGCTCCCATTATCCAGCCGCTGGTCGAATCTTCCACACATGCCAATGGTGAAATAATTTTGCATCTCTTTTGGCGATGCTTCCAAGCCAATGGGTTGCTCGTCTTTGATGTCTTAGTTTCTTGAACTTCCGTCTGACCCATTTTACTAATGCCCGGTCAACATGTCTTAATACCGAGTACATCTCCGATTTGTAAAAGC from Marispirochaeta sp. carries:
- a CDS encoding DUF1788 domain-containing protein, with product MSISQEFDRLFTILQHKKFLNMEGLGNEVPFFVHAYDIKHQNEVYPAIHRLRKRLSVEAGVRTELVGLYDMVLEIIQESHDLEDMFQYEAEATKTELMDTFNSLVNPEEIQKYFAGKTGVDSYDIIMIHQIGEVYPYLRTHDLLNQLQSTITTMPLVVFFPGEYVMSKEFGFNLNLFGRLPGPYYRAFRLDDYFARGGIDG
- a CDS encoding DUF6079 family protein codes for the protein MADLKSILVNDIERTIDGVIKADDRAHIRQEIEEYVITQEVAKHLDKLIEGYRESIEGVRRGENYPYNGVWISGYFGSGKSHLLKMLAYILENSSVGGEPLAELFVPKISDQIQQANMRKVLEVPARSILFNIDQEADARTGSDDNALIYIFEKVFNRFLGYFPYDRNVAQFERHLDDEAIYEKFKKEYEEINGSSWEESRKTAFSIGQKKLVRVLEKSLDISENDARSMIEQYRKGSSISVESLAGRIREWLDKQDISS
- a CDS encoding DUF6804 family protein, translating into MDLFVVQPDFSAIIEIMVDLARRLSELPGDLFSIKSTYLSGFQAVALSDYSSGAVVLGKAGERMAKGALDYYQVPYDRQASFDALLRTLSRVSPSPVMIVGLRTVLKYRNQAAHDTQTELSSYDLDAAVSAFCAAYQAVYIIAGDVPETPNTGNRAIAPQVKSPGLRLQQVLKDNLNKLTLFSAVLLLIAVVRGGSYEFFLLLRVAVTVNACLLSYRDFRKQKGTALLFGGIAVLFNPIIPVYLNRDVWRLIDAGVMGILLWSILRKR
- a CDS encoding GxxExxY protein, producing the protein MPYHNALYYELACNNLQVSYNAPFSVHYRCHTVGEYFADLLVNGTVILEVKAVSALSTEHAAQLLNYLHISGCRLGFLLNFAPQRLEVKRLVL
- a CDS encoding group II intron reverse transcriptase/maturase encodes the protein MLVIGPKSMAERIKREVSHFLSSELKIELSNEKTVITNPLTNRCRFLGYDIVKGKDYTQIVKAKNGRKVRSVTGVLQLLVPGDVIREKIRPFQRHGKPIHRSDRVNTPVEGLIAQYNNEIRGLANYYCMAANVARQIYRFPYDHYYSLVKTVGLKFKLSVRKTLRKYGVDVKRKHGTGTRRILGVVHETKNGPKQLAYFNASIRRIKRPHGERIAEYEAATNHESELIRRLSYGQCELCGSRSEPMNLEVHHIKKVKDLRTKYEGRGQPNWVKTMIKIRRTSLVVCVCCHSSVHRQRFSA